One genomic segment of Dehalogenimonas alkenigignens includes these proteins:
- a CDS encoding PAS domain S-box protein, with product MIDKPIQILLGEEDATSTIRTLGSVGLKTFHESIKNPQQFHRALSENHWDVIIVDHPFPGMSASDIVAIRNRLSPATPLIFILESSSVEKVPPSIMANGDDYFTKDNLARLPGAVQRAIADSVIRRKHWETDGKFNDQLRLNQVILDAFPHPIMLIKPNTFEIVAANEAASKNGAAPGTHCYRVWEGQQTPCSWCMSQRLWETGQPQHCEVEWNGRWWEAHWILADHSHYMHFIYDITERKRSELQINHLNSMLELGRDANEIIVTETDEKMLLAKICKRIGASNQNLMAWIGRIDENGKAEPVAWSGENLDFNKCIGGKCALKDSTPEHHCAFDLFASSISLPLKIEDTVIGVLNICAKAKDGFQGDDRRLMQELAFDLSLGMEKIRKREELRKQKEYVETLVDNLPIGLAINTISDGKTLFMNDKFESIYGWSRLDLTDVETFFDKVYPNPTYRTEIKQRVLADIATGDAQRMHWEDLGIVTSSGERRFISAANIPLFDQNLMISTVQDTTARKKAEEETWLRAHVLDTVSDSVFLSEPGGTILFLNEKAWETRGYSRDELLGKNIKILRPPEDAGDWDRRRAEVIEHGEQTYESIHQRKDGSVFPIEVHARSLNYDGKTLILSVVRDTTNRKQQEIEKQQLSDKAEMSSRLAAVGEMAAGIAHEINNPLTGVIGFSELLLGEKNLPDNIRENIAIINEGSQRVKDIVSRMLTFARQAKPQKSAVDITELIQNTLELRSYVLRTANIEVIKEYEPDLPWVVVDPGQLQQVFLNLIVNAEYAMKKAHDRGRLVIKTENHSNHIRISFRDDGPGMSQEVMAKLFQPFFTTKETGEGTGLGLSLSFGIIKEHGGQITAESIPGHGATFNIELPLSQLISEPVFEPTTQNIILTMKKTIRVLVVDDEPYVRTLIKSILKSDVFLVDECDRPNKVLEALENNEYDVIMLDIRMPEMSGIELLERISLKWPDRANHVIVITGDASDLITKNFLESREIPYVTKPFTRKTIEEAVEIAISRNTGAKFSEVV from the coding sequence ATGATCGATAAACCAATTCAAATTCTTCTCGGTGAAGAGGATGCCACATCGACCATCAGGACACTGGGGTCTGTCGGCCTGAAAACGTTCCATGAATCGATCAAGAATCCCCAGCAATTCCACCGAGCTTTATCTGAAAACCATTGGGATGTGATTATCGTTGACCATCCATTCCCCGGAATGTCTGCAAGCGATATCGTGGCGATCCGTAATAGGCTCTCGCCTGCAACTCCCCTGATATTTATCCTCGAGAGCTCAAGTGTGGAAAAGGTGCCACCGTCGATAATGGCGAACGGAGATGATTATTTCACCAAGGATAACCTAGCCAGGCTGCCGGGAGCAGTACAGAGGGCCATTGCGGATTCGGTGATCAGGCGCAAACATTGGGAGACCGACGGTAAGTTCAACGATCAGCTCCGGCTTAACCAGGTTATACTGGATGCTTTCCCCCACCCGATCATGCTTATCAAGCCGAATACTTTTGAAATTGTCGCAGCGAATGAGGCTGCTTCAAAGAATGGAGCCGCGCCTGGGACTCACTGCTATCGCGTCTGGGAGGGTCAGCAAACACCCTGTTCTTGGTGTATGTCCCAGCGCCTTTGGGAGACCGGCCAACCACAACACTGCGAAGTTGAATGGAATGGCCGCTGGTGGGAAGCACATTGGATCCTTGCCGACCACAGCCACTACATGCATTTCATCTATGACATCACAGAACGCAAGCGGAGCGAGTTGCAGATAAATCATCTCAATTCAATGCTTGAACTCGGACGAGATGCCAATGAAATTATCGTTACCGAAACCGATGAAAAAATGCTTCTCGCTAAGATCTGTAAACGTATCGGAGCGAGTAATCAAAATCTCATGGCATGGATAGGCCGTATCGATGAAAATGGTAAAGCCGAACCTGTGGCCTGGTCAGGCGAGAATCTGGATTTCAACAAATGTATCGGCGGAAAATGCGCTCTTAAGGATTCAACTCCCGAACATCATTGCGCTTTCGATCTGTTTGCGTCATCGATATCTTTGCCACTAAAGATCGAAGACACCGTTATCGGTGTGCTCAATATCTGTGCAAAGGCGAAAGATGGGTTTCAGGGAGATGACCGGCGATTAATGCAGGAACTCGCCTTCGATCTGTCTCTGGGCATGGAAAAGATCCGAAAACGCGAAGAACTCCGGAAACAGAAAGAGTATGTCGAAACGCTGGTTGACAACCTGCCGATTGGTTTGGCTATTAATACCATCAGTGATGGCAAGACTTTGTTTATGAATGACAAGTTCGAGAGTATCTACGGCTGGAGTCGTTTAGATCTAACCGATGTCGAAACCTTCTTTGACAAAGTGTACCCCAACCCTACGTATCGGACTGAAATTAAACAACGAGTACTTGCCGACATTGCAACCGGCGATGCCCAGCGAATGCATTGGGAAGACCTCGGAATTGTCACGAGTTCCGGCGAACGGCGCTTTATTTCTGCTGCAAACATTCCTTTATTCGATCAAAACTTGATGATCTCAACGGTCCAGGACACTACTGCTCGTAAAAAAGCCGAAGAGGAGACTTGGTTACGGGCTCACGTGCTAGATACCGTATCTGACTCAGTTTTTCTTTCGGAACCGGGAGGAACGATCCTGTTTCTTAATGAAAAAGCCTGGGAGACGCGTGGATACTCCCGAGACGAACTTCTGGGTAAGAACATCAAAATCCTTCGCCCCCCCGAAGATGCCGGCGACTGGGATCGAAGGCGTGCCGAGGTGATCGAACATGGGGAACAAACTTACGAGTCGATACATCAGCGTAAGGATGGTTCTGTTTTTCCAATAGAAGTCCATGCCCGTTCACTCAATTATGATGGGAAGACACTCATTCTTTCGGTTGTCAGGGATACGACAAATCGTAAGCAGCAGGAAATCGAAAAACAACAGTTGAGCGATAAAGCCGAGATGTCGAGCCGCCTTGCAGCCGTGGGTGAAATGGCTGCCGGGATCGCACATGAAATCAACAACCCTCTGACAGGAGTCATCGGATTCTCCGAGCTTCTTCTCGGAGAGAAAAACCTCCCCGATAATATTCGGGAAAACATTGCGATCATCAATGAGGGCAGTCAGCGAGTAAAAGATATCGTGAGCCGGATGCTCACCTTTGCTCGACAGGCAAAGCCCCAAAAAAGCGCGGTTGATATTACAGAGCTTATACAGAATACGCTCGAACTTCGAAGTTACGTCCTTCGAACAGCCAATATAGAGGTCATCAAAGAATATGAACCCGATTTGCCGTGGGTCGTGGTCGATCCTGGCCAGCTTCAGCAAGTGTTTTTAAACCTCATCGTGAATGCTGAATATGCCATGAAAAAAGCCCATGATCGCGGCCGACTGGTAATTAAAACTGAAAACCACTCGAATCACATCCGCATATCATTCCGCGATGATGGACCAGGCATGTCACAAGAGGTTATGGCCAAGCTTTTCCAACCCTTCTTTACGACCAAAGAAACAGGCGAAGGTACAGGGCTTGGGTTATCCTTATCGTTTGGCATCATTAAAGAGCACGGAGGACAGATAACAGCCGAGAGTATTCCCGGTCACGGCGCAACATTCAATATCGAGCTTCCTTTAAGCCAGCTTATTTCCGAGCCCGTCTTTGAGCCAACGACTCAAAATATTATTCTAACAATGAAGAAGACGATTAGGGTACTGGTCGTTGATGATGAGCCATATGTCAGGACATTGATTAAGTCAATCCTTAAAAGTGATGTTTTCTTGGTTGATGAATGTGATCGGCCAAACAAGGTACTCGAAGCACTTGAAAATAACGAGTACGATGTCATCATGCTTGATATCCGGATGCCTGAGATGAGCGGAATAGAACTGTTAGAGAGGATTTCTCTAAAATGGCCAGATCGAGCGAATCATGTGATCGTCATTACGGGCGATGCTTCGGATTTGATCACGAAGAATTTCCTGGAATCAAGAGAAATCCCATATGTCACCAAGCCCTTTACTCGAAAAACCATCGAAGAGGCGGTTGAAATAGCAATATCCCGAAATACCGGTGCCAAATTCTCCGAGGTTGTTTGA
- a CDS encoding MerR family transcriptional regulator: MPVEINGQKYYRTEEVCAQTGISRTTLFRWLRQPVLSRAYKDNRGWRLFTENDLKTIHAHASRIEVREIMIEDRSK, from the coding sequence ATGCCGGTTGAGATCAACGGTCAAAAATATTATCGAACGGAAGAAGTCTGCGCCCAAACCGGAATCAGCCGAACGACTCTTTTCAGATGGCTTCGGCAGCCGGTTCTATCACGTGCGTACAAGGATAATCGGGGCTGGAGGCTTTTCACCGAGAACGATCTGAAAACTATCCATGCTCATGCATCCAGGATCGAAGTTCGAGAAATTATGATAGAGGACAGGTCAAAGTGA
- a CDS encoding HD domain-containing phosphohydrolase, translating into MDAQAILDAMPAYALLIDSTHHIVGANKAFYQAMNLDLPDVIGAYCPKLVHGLNHPFHGCPLEEAVAMGGLESVERELFDPARRHWIKTAVYPTGQFTEDGHPIFLHTAEDITAQKLTAKRLTKEQKLQHAISEILRLSLKDISLDDILKKALNIILAAPQIGLEKKGCIFLVEDDRETLVMKVQVGLEEPVKQSCARVGFGTCLCGQAALTQSIQYSTTLDERHSITYPGISDHGHTCLPLVSGGRTLGVINTYLKKGRRRDSEGKKFLITAANVLSGVLVRRQAEMELKASIGRLQRTFKQTILTISKISEEIDQYTAGHQKRVAQLARAIAQEMGLDPDRVEGIEVAGLVHDIGKVAVPASILSKPGRLNEFEMGLVRTHSETGYDILKEVDFPWPIAQIVRQHHERLNNSGYPDKIPGESMLMEAKILAVADVFEAMSSHRPYRPGLGVSAALNELLQKKGTFFDSEVVDTCLKLVVEKGFKFN; encoded by the coding sequence ATGGACGCCCAAGCGATTCTTGATGCCATGCCTGCTTATGCCCTTTTGATAGACAGCACCCACCACATCGTCGGCGCCAACAAGGCATTTTATCAAGCCATGAATCTTGACCTGCCTGACGTTATCGGGGCTTATTGTCCCAAGCTGGTTCACGGGCTCAACCATCCATTTCATGGCTGCCCCCTTGAAGAGGCGGTTGCGATGGGAGGACTTGAGTCAGTCGAACGCGAGCTCTTCGACCCAGCAAGAAGGCACTGGATAAAAACAGCGGTCTATCCGACTGGCCAATTTACCGAAGACGGACATCCAATCTTTCTACACACAGCGGAAGACATCACTGCCCAAAAACTCACCGCCAAACGCCTCACCAAGGAACAAAAGCTGCAACACGCGATTTCCGAAATCCTGCGGTTGTCTCTAAAGGACATCTCCTTGGACGACATTCTTAAGAAAGCTCTCAACATTATTCTAGCCGCCCCTCAGATCGGATTGGAAAAGAAAGGGTGTATCTTCCTGGTGGAGGACGACCGTGAAACGCTGGTGATGAAGGTTCAAGTCGGGTTAGAGGAACCTGTAAAACAGTCGTGCGCCAGGGTGGGTTTTGGCACTTGCTTATGTGGGCAGGCAGCCCTAACTCAATCGATTCAGTATTCGACTACGCTCGATGAGCGCCACAGTATTACCTACCCCGGAATTAGTGATCACGGTCACACCTGCCTGCCGCTTGTCTCTGGCGGCCGGACATTGGGTGTGATCAATACCTATCTTAAAAAAGGGCGACGAAGAGATTCTGAGGGGAAGAAGTTCCTGATTACCGCAGCTAATGTGTTATCAGGGGTGTTGGTCCGCAGGCAGGCGGAGATGGAGTTAAAAGCCAGCATCGGCAGGTTGCAGAGAACGTTCAAGCAAACAATCCTCACTATTTCGAAGATCAGCGAGGAGATCGATCAGTACACCGCCGGGCATCAAAAACGCGTCGCCCAACTGGCGCGGGCTATTGCCCAGGAGATGGGCTTAGATCCCGACCGGGTAGAGGGTATCGAGGTAGCCGGGTTAGTCCATGACATTGGTAAAGTGGCGGTGCCGGCGAGCATCCTCAGCAAGCCTGGGCGTCTGAATGAGTTTGAGATGGGTCTCGTTCGAACCCATTCGGAAACCGGTTATGACATTCTCAAGGAAGTCGATTTCCCCTGGCCAATCGCCCAAATCGTTCGGCAACATCACGAACGATTGAACAACTCTGGTTATCCTGACAAGATACCCGGTGAATCCATGCTCATGGAAGCCAAAATCCTGGCCGTCGCCGATGTTTTTGAAGCCATGTCATCTCATCGACCTTACAGGCCAGGCTTAGGTGTAAGCGCGGCATTAAATGAACTTCTGCAGAAGAAAGGAACCTTCTTCGACTCAGAGGTCGTTGATACGTGTCTCAAGCTTGTTGTTGAGAAAGGGTTTAAGTTCAATTAG
- a CDS encoding ferritin-like domain-containing protein, which produces MNKQPAKTDYSPVIDLLNQVLTLEYSIIIHFPRISGVFKDRDIRDKALYLSSASVKHAGVVSEAIESLGGKAEWNFEPFPDDGNLVRMFEEQVDKEKLAHRLHMECVKLLPEGLKPKFRQIAAEEEWHEKIASEVLQYLRARSETISG; this is translated from the coding sequence GTGAATAAACAACCTGCCAAAACCGATTATTCTCCGGTAATCGACCTTCTCAACCAGGTCCTTACCCTTGAGTACTCCATCATTATTCACTTCCCCCGGATTTCGGGGGTGTTCAAGGACCGAGACATCAGGGATAAGGCGTTGTATTTATCCTCTGCTTCAGTGAAACATGCCGGGGTTGTCTCTGAAGCTATCGAATCCCTGGGTGGTAAAGCTGAATGGAACTTCGAACCCTTCCCTGACGATGGGAATTTGGTGAGGATGTTCGAGGAACAGGTCGATAAAGAAAAACTCGCGCATCGGTTGCATATGGAATGCGTCAAACTCTTGCCGGAGGGACTGAAACCAAAATTCAGGCAGATTGCCGCTGAGGAAGAATGGCATGAGAAGATTGCTAGCGAGGTCCTGCAATACCTAAGGGCTCGGTCTGAAACGATTTCGGGCTGA
- a CDS encoding helix-turn-helix domain-containing protein, producing the protein MDHFKPNRPSGLDEATEAAKHLGEGLKILARMIAREIAIELKTTCYSVPNQDQNTPSQSTPEKLTLSVPEVAERLGISKGKAYELVYTKQIPSIRFGRRWLIPRIRFEAMLGGETSFLNKSATP; encoded by the coding sequence TTGGACCATTTTAAACCCAACCGTCCCAGTGGCTTGGATGAAGCTACGGAGGCAGCCAAACATCTTGGTGAAGGGCTTAAGATTCTGGCGAGGATGATCGCGCGGGAAATTGCCATTGAATTAAAGACGACCTGCTACTCTGTCCCCAACCAAGATCAAAACACTCCGAGCCAGTCAACACCGGAGAAATTGACGCTTTCAGTGCCTGAAGTAGCCGAGCGTTTAGGAATTAGCAAAGGAAAAGCTTACGAACTGGTCTATACCAAACAAATCCCGAGTATAAGATTTGGTCGGAGATGGTTGATCCCCAGAATCAGATTTGAAGCTATGCTTGGGGGGGAAACTTCTTTCCTAAACAAATCAGCCACGCCCTAA
- a CDS encoding low molecular weight phosphatase family protein produces MKKILFVCYANMCRSPMAEALYKANMGSRQDEVQSCGTGAEDGCPASPGSVKAIARYKSNSGRPLSLRNHKSQALNHRLLEWADLVLTTDIGRSHTIKRSAPEEAYKVFTIGEFVGSGDQVPDPIGGTDADYQRCAKQLDDMTKLIASRLNDIEKGRLTTEVASV; encoded by the coding sequence TTGAAGAAAATCCTTTTTGTCTGCTACGCCAATATGTGCCGCAGCCCAATGGCCGAGGCGCTGTACAAAGCCAACATGGGCAGCCGGCAGGACGAAGTACAGTCGTGCGGTACCGGTGCCGAGGACGGCTGCCCAGCCAGCCCCGGGTCGGTCAAGGCGATCGCTAGATACAAGAGCAATTCTGGCCGTCCGCTTAGTCTGAGAAATCACAAGTCTCAAGCTTTAAATCACCGGTTGCTGGAATGGGCTGACCTGGTGCTTACGACAGATATCGGCAGGTCTCATACTATAAAACGCTCTGCCCCAGAGGAGGCCTATAAGGTGTTCACCATCGGCGAATTCGTCGGTTCCGGCGACCAGGTGCCGGATCCGATTGGCGGCACCGATGCAGATTACCAGCGGTGCGCCAAGCAATTGGATGATATGACTAAACTGATTGCCAGTCGGTTGAATGACATCGAAAAGGGGCGGCTCACCACGGAGGTGGCTAGTGTTTGA
- a CDS encoding fibronectin type III domain-containing protein yields MARIKRWLYPVLSIVLILAVASCSAQVTPPITTTDPPEPIPAAPSNLVVKIIDENKINIRWSDNSVNEQGFRLERSTDLNFTKDVTVTNLTSNFTDLTEPAFNLVAADLDHPVTTYYYRVYAVGKSGESLPSNIATDWQIFYSFKGTQFIYARLVSLATSPSAMNYVSTYWNGLNWYDISGNSQQGRVNIGWQYRFVCVPWQEADWTVYPDGRLLPGANGLRLEAEIAKLNRGETLPYQWQGAK; encoded by the coding sequence ATGGCTCGTATTAAACGGTGGCTTTACCCGGTGCTTTCAATAGTTCTCATTCTTGCGGTGGCGTCCTGTAGTGCTCAGGTCACGCCGCCGATTACTACGACCGATCCACCGGAACCAATCCCGGCGGCGCCATCCAATCTGGTGGTGAAGATTATCGACGAAAACAAGATCAATATCCGTTGGTCTGATAACTCGGTAAATGAGCAGGGTTTCCGGTTGGAACGATCCACCGATCTCAATTTCACCAAGGACGTGACCGTAACAAATCTGACCTCCAATTTCACAGACCTGACCGAACCGGCATTTAACTTAGTAGCCGCCGACCTAGATCATCCAGTTACTACCTATTACTATCGAGTTTACGCTGTAGGAAAGAGCGGAGAATCACTGCCTTCAAACATCGCCACCGACTGGCAGATTTTTTATTCTTTTAAGGGGACGCAGTTCATATACGCCCGGCTTGTTTCGCTGGCTACCTCCCCATCCGCCATGAACTACGTTTCCACCTATTGGAATGGCCTCAACTGGTACGACATTTCCGGCAACTCTCAGCAAGGCAGGGTGAATATTGGGTGGCAATACAGGTTCGTGTGCGTCCCCTGGCAGGAAGCTGACTGGACGGTTTACCCTGACGGCCGCTTGCTTCCCGGCGCCAATGGGCTTCGTCTAGAAGCGGAAATCGCCAAACTGAACCGGGGTGAAACCCTGCCTTACCAGTGGCAAGGCGCCAAGTAG
- a CDS encoding helix-turn-helix domain-containing protein, which produces MLLAHILCVPHIICQALCPKIFAVENRNLIGARIRQARLSARPPVTQEDLVARLQTQGLNIDQAMISRIESGQRPVSDFEVVAFSKALKVKTSWLLEGDNGG; this is translated from the coding sequence ATGTTGTTGGCACATATCTTATGTGTACCACACATAATTTGTCAAGCTCTTTGCCCTAAGATATTTGCCGTGGAAAATAGAAACTTGATCGGTGCCAGGATACGGCAAGCCCGGCTGTCAGCCCGACCTCCCGTAACCCAAGAGGATTTAGTTGCCCGTTTACAGACTCAAGGGCTTAACATAGACCAGGCGATGATCTCCAGAATCGAAAGTGGTCAACGGCCGGTTTCTGATTTCGAAGTGGTTGCGTTTTCAAAAGCATTAAAGGTAAAGACCTCGTGGCTCCTTGAAGGAGACAACGGCGGGTAG